The following are encoded together in the Hemicordylus capensis ecotype Gifberg chromosome 4, rHemCap1.1.pri, whole genome shotgun sequence genome:
- the LOC128325220 gene encoding protocadherin beta-16-like isoform X14: MEIYLSSRQVLFYFLYLCTCVPMCESIRYSMPEEKKRGFLVANVLKDLEIDVRELFARKAHLVSENTKQYFELDSHSGNMFMKDKIDREALCGQTDPCMLYSEIVLENPLQLHRIEVQIEDVNDNSPQFSKSQFLFEIPEQTPTNTRFPMERAQDLDKGENAVQNYTLSPNEHFRLDVQSHSDGSKYAELVLEKPLDREKDTQLFLVLLAVDGGLPKRTGTAQIIIDVLDANDNVPQFSQSLYKIKLPENTLLDTLVTKIEASDKDLGSYAHITYSFSQVPDNVLRLFKLNKNNGELSIAGTIDYEVDSQYEMDIRATDGGGLSAHCKVIVDVEDRNDNAPEVTISSITTPLSEDSPPDTVVALFRVTDQDSGDNGKTACTINTNLPFVLKATENNYYQLLTQRSLDREKDSDYYISITATDQGSPRLTSTRIINVQISDVNDNRPIFQKALYDMQLEENNIPGLLIGSVRAVDLDTEQNARVTYSLLPGKVGDGPASSYISINSETGNLYVLRSLDYEEIKEFQATVRASDSGSPPLSSEVNVRVLIVDENDNAPFILYPLQNSTSPSNDLVPRGSEAGYLVTKVVAVDRDSGQNSWLSYELLKATEPGLFTVGAQNGEVKTMRPVNKRDTFKQKLIVVVRDHGHPARSTSATLSILLVEGFSDPYMKIMKVPKDDVEEEEDRSLTMYLIICLAAISFIFLLSLVVFIGIKIQKHRKMIEEYNSAPNFPAGSNFQDNHVDSSTGPPSQAYNYEVCLAGGSLNSEFRFLRPLFPVFSMEPPNPHMNPRNSAGGSQELLSHTGENPLTSQKSY, from the coding sequence ATGGAAATATATCTCAGTAGCAggcaagttttattttattttctgtatcTCTGCACGTGTGTACCAATGTGTGAGTCTATCCGCTATTCAATGcctgaggaaaagaaaagagggtTTCTGGTGGCTAATGTGCTAAAAGATTTGGAAATAGATGTAAGGGAGCTGTTTGCTCGTAAGGCACATCTGGTTTCTGAAAACACcaagcagtattttgagctggaTTCTCATTCTGGCAATATGTTTATGAAGGATAAAATAGACCGAGAAGCTCTGTGTGGTCAGACTGACCCTTGCATGTTATACTCAGAAATTGTGCTGGAAAATCCATTGCAGCTACACAGAATTGAAGTTCAAATAGAGGATGTGAATGACAATTCCCCCCAATTCTCTAAAAGTCAATTCCTTTTTGAAATACCTGAACAGACTCCCACAAATACCCGATTCCCTATGGAAAGAGCTCAGGATTTGGACAAAGGAGAAAATGCTGTTCAGAACTACACACTTAGTCCTAATGAACATTTCAGGCTGGATGTGCAAAGTCACAGTGATGGTAGCAAATATGCAGAACTAGTACTGGAGAAGCCATTGGACCGTGAGAAGGACACACAGCTGTTCCTCGTTTTATTAGCTGTGGATGGAGGACTCCCAAAGAGAACTGGCACAGCACAGATAATCATTGATGTTCTAGATGCCAATGATAATGTGCCACAATTTAGTCAATCTCTTTATAAAATTAAACTACCTGAAAATACCCTGCTAGATACATTGGTAACTAAAATTGAGGCCAGTGACAAAGATCTTGGTTCCTATGCACACATCACTTATTCGTTCAGTCAAGTGCCAGACAATGTATTAAGATTATTCAAGCTGAATAAAAATAATGGGGAACTTAGTATTGCAGGGACAATAGATTACGAGGTTGACAGTCAATATGAGATGGATATCAGAGCCACAGATGGAGGGGGCCTCTCTGCTCATTGCAAAGTCATTGTGGATGTTGAGGACAGAAATGACAATGCCCCAGAAGTGACAATTTCATCCATCACCACTCCTTTATCTGAGGACTCTCCCCCAGACACAGTGGTGGCCCTCTTCAGGGTCACAGATCAAGACTCTGGAGACAATGGCAAAACAGCCTGCACCATCAACACAAATCTGCCCTTTGTGTTGAAAGCCACTGAAAATAATTATTATCAGTTACTAACTCAAAGGTCACTGGACAGAGAAAAAGATTCAGATTATTACATCTCTATCACAGCTACTGACCAAGGTTCTCCCAGACTCACTTCAACAAGAATTATTAATGTTCAGATCTCAGATGTCAATGACAACCGACCAATATTTCAGAAAGCATTATACGATATGCAATTGGAGGAAAACAATATACCCGGTCTGCTGATAGGTTCGGTCCGTGCTGTTGACCTGGACACTGAGCAGAATGCCAGAGTGACATACTCACTTTTGCCTGGGAAGGTAGGTGATGGCCCTGCTTCCTCCTACATCTCCATCAACTCTGAAACTGGGAACCTCTATGTCCTCCGATCTCTGGATTATGAGGAGATAAAAGAGTTTCAAGCAACTGTGAGGGCCTCTGATAGCGGCTCCCCTCCACTGAGCTCAGAAGTGAATGTCCGAGTTCTGATTGTGGATGAAAATGACAATGCCCCCTTCATCCTCTACCCTCTCCAGAACAGCACCTCCCCATCCAATGACTTGGTTCCTCGGGGGTCAGAGGCAGGCTACCTGGTCaccaaggtggtggcagtggacagagacagtggccagaactcTTGGCTTTCCTATGAACTGCTGAAGGCCACAGAGCCAGGTCTCTTCACTGTGGGGGcccagaatggagaagtgaaAACCATGAGGCCAGTTAATAAACGAGACACCTTCAAACAGAAGCTGATTGTGGTTGTCCGGGATCATGGACACCCTGCCCGGTCCACCTCTGCAACCCTCAGTATTCTTCTGGTGGAAGGCTTTTCTGATCCCTACATGAAAATTATGAAAGTTCCTAAGGATGATGTAGAAGAGGAGGAAGACCGAAGTCTGACTATGTATCTGATCATATGCTTggcagccatttcattcattttccTGCTTTCTCTAGTGGTGTTTATTGGCATCAAGATTCAGAAGCACAGAAAGATGATAGAGGAATACAATTCTGCACCTAACTTCCCAGCAGGATCTAATTTCCAGGACAATCATGTGGATTCCAGTACTGGACCACCTTCCCAGGCTTACAATTATGAGGTGTGTTTAGCGGGTGGATCTCTGAACAGCGAGTTCAGGTTTCTCAGGCCTCTGTTTCCTGTGTTTTCTATGGAGCCTCCTAACCCACATATGAATCCAAGGAATTCAGCCGGTGGTTCCCAAGAACTCCTCAGCCATACAGGGGAGAATCCACTTACCAGCCAG
- the LOC128325220 gene encoding protocadherin beta-16-like isoform X4 → MEIYLSSRQVLFYFLYLCTCVPMCESIRYSMPEEKKRGFLVANVLKDLEIDVRELFARKAHLVSENTKQYFELDSHSGNMFMKDKIDREALCGQTDPCMLYSEIVLENPLQLHRIEVQIEDVNDNSPQFSKSQFLFEIPEQTPTNTRFPMERAQDLDKGENAVQNYTLSPNEHFRLDVQSHSDGSKYAELVLEKPLDREKDTQLFLVLLAVDGGLPKRTGTAQIIIDVLDANDNVPQFSQSLYKIKLPENTLLDTLVTKIEASDKDLGSYAHITYSFSQVPDNVLRLFKLNKNNGELSIAGTIDYEVDSQYEMDIRATDGGGLSAHCKVIVDVEDRNDNAPEVTISSITTPLSEDSPPDTVVALFRVTDQDSGDNGKTACTINTNLPFVLKATENNYYQLLTQRSLDREKDSDYYISITATDQGSPRLTSTRIINVQISDVNDNRPIFQKALYDMQLEENNIPGLLIGSVRAVDLDTEQNARVTYSLLPGKVGDGPASSYISINSETGNLYVLRSLDYEEIKEFQATVRASDSGSPPLSSEVNVRVLIVDENDNAPFILYPLQNSTSPSNDLVPRGSEAGYLVTKVVAVDRDSGQNSWLSYELLKATEPGLFTVGAQNGEVKTMRPVNKRDTFKQKLIVVVRDHGHPARSTSATLSILLVEGFSDPYMKIMKVPKDDVEEEEDRSLTMYLIICLAAISFIFLLSLVVFIGIKIQKHRKMIEEYNSAPNFPAGSNFQDNHVDSSTGPPSQAYNYEVCLAGGSLNSEFRFLRPLFPVFSMEPPNPHMNPRNSAGGSQELLSHTGENPLTSQARASVSEDSAPRSGGPGCTVNQATGAIVNSGQNDWLSYQ, encoded by the coding sequence ATGGAAATATATCTCAGTAGCAggcaagttttattttattttctgtatcTCTGCACGTGTGTACCAATGTGTGAGTCTATCCGCTATTCAATGcctgaggaaaagaaaagagggtTTCTGGTGGCTAATGTGCTAAAAGATTTGGAAATAGATGTAAGGGAGCTGTTTGCTCGTAAGGCACATCTGGTTTCTGAAAACACcaagcagtattttgagctggaTTCTCATTCTGGCAATATGTTTATGAAGGATAAAATAGACCGAGAAGCTCTGTGTGGTCAGACTGACCCTTGCATGTTATACTCAGAAATTGTGCTGGAAAATCCATTGCAGCTACACAGAATTGAAGTTCAAATAGAGGATGTGAATGACAATTCCCCCCAATTCTCTAAAAGTCAATTCCTTTTTGAAATACCTGAACAGACTCCCACAAATACCCGATTCCCTATGGAAAGAGCTCAGGATTTGGACAAAGGAGAAAATGCTGTTCAGAACTACACACTTAGTCCTAATGAACATTTCAGGCTGGATGTGCAAAGTCACAGTGATGGTAGCAAATATGCAGAACTAGTACTGGAGAAGCCATTGGACCGTGAGAAGGACACACAGCTGTTCCTCGTTTTATTAGCTGTGGATGGAGGACTCCCAAAGAGAACTGGCACAGCACAGATAATCATTGATGTTCTAGATGCCAATGATAATGTGCCACAATTTAGTCAATCTCTTTATAAAATTAAACTACCTGAAAATACCCTGCTAGATACATTGGTAACTAAAATTGAGGCCAGTGACAAAGATCTTGGTTCCTATGCACACATCACTTATTCGTTCAGTCAAGTGCCAGACAATGTATTAAGATTATTCAAGCTGAATAAAAATAATGGGGAACTTAGTATTGCAGGGACAATAGATTACGAGGTTGACAGTCAATATGAGATGGATATCAGAGCCACAGATGGAGGGGGCCTCTCTGCTCATTGCAAAGTCATTGTGGATGTTGAGGACAGAAATGACAATGCCCCAGAAGTGACAATTTCATCCATCACCACTCCTTTATCTGAGGACTCTCCCCCAGACACAGTGGTGGCCCTCTTCAGGGTCACAGATCAAGACTCTGGAGACAATGGCAAAACAGCCTGCACCATCAACACAAATCTGCCCTTTGTGTTGAAAGCCACTGAAAATAATTATTATCAGTTACTAACTCAAAGGTCACTGGACAGAGAAAAAGATTCAGATTATTACATCTCTATCACAGCTACTGACCAAGGTTCTCCCAGACTCACTTCAACAAGAATTATTAATGTTCAGATCTCAGATGTCAATGACAACCGACCAATATTTCAGAAAGCATTATACGATATGCAATTGGAGGAAAACAATATACCCGGTCTGCTGATAGGTTCGGTCCGTGCTGTTGACCTGGACACTGAGCAGAATGCCAGAGTGACATACTCACTTTTGCCTGGGAAGGTAGGTGATGGCCCTGCTTCCTCCTACATCTCCATCAACTCTGAAACTGGGAACCTCTATGTCCTCCGATCTCTGGATTATGAGGAGATAAAAGAGTTTCAAGCAACTGTGAGGGCCTCTGATAGCGGCTCCCCTCCACTGAGCTCAGAAGTGAATGTCCGAGTTCTGATTGTGGATGAAAATGACAATGCCCCCTTCATCCTCTACCCTCTCCAGAACAGCACCTCCCCATCCAATGACTTGGTTCCTCGGGGGTCAGAGGCAGGCTACCTGGTCaccaaggtggtggcagtggacagagacagtggccagaactcTTGGCTTTCCTATGAACTGCTGAAGGCCACAGAGCCAGGTCTCTTCACTGTGGGGGcccagaatggagaagtgaaAACCATGAGGCCAGTTAATAAACGAGACACCTTCAAACAGAAGCTGATTGTGGTTGTCCGGGATCATGGACACCCTGCCCGGTCCACCTCTGCAACCCTCAGTATTCTTCTGGTGGAAGGCTTTTCTGATCCCTACATGAAAATTATGAAAGTTCCTAAGGATGATGTAGAAGAGGAGGAAGACCGAAGTCTGACTATGTATCTGATCATATGCTTggcagccatttcattcattttccTGCTTTCTCTAGTGGTGTTTATTGGCATCAAGATTCAGAAGCACAGAAAGATGATAGAGGAATACAATTCTGCACCTAACTTCCCAGCAGGATCTAATTTCCAGGACAATCATGTGGATTCCAGTACTGGACCACCTTCCCAGGCTTACAATTATGAGGTGTGTTTAGCGGGTGGATCTCTGAACAGCGAGTTCAGGTTTCTCAGGCCTCTGTTTCCTGTGTTTTCTATGGAGCCTCCTAACCCACATATGAATCCAAGGAATTCAGCCGGTGGTTCCCAAGAACTCCTCAGCCATACAGGGGAGAATCCACTTACCAGCCAG